Proteins encoded together in one Thermoanaerobaculum aquaticum window:
- a CDS encoding adenosine-specific kinase translates to MTILTVKVEKPESTNFILGQAHFIKTVEDIHEAIVTTAPQMKFGLAFCESSGPALIRRSGNDEALIELATRNALAVGAGHSFFVFLEQGYPINVLNAIKMVPEVCRIYCASANPVEVVVAETEQGRAILGVVDGVSPKGVEKDEDVLARLRFLRTIGYKLG, encoded by the coding sequence ATGACCATCCTCACCGTCAAAGTGGAAAAGCCGGAAAGCACGAACTTCATCCTGGGACAAGCCCACTTCATAAAAACCGTGGAGGACATCCACGAGGCCATCGTTACCACCGCCCCGCAAATGAAGTTTGGCCTGGCTTTCTGCGAGTCCTCAGGACCGGCCCTTATCCGCCGCTCGGGAAACGATGAGGCGCTGATTGAGCTGGCCACCCGCAATGCCCTCGCCGTGGGTGCCGGTCATTCGTTTTTCGTATTCCTCGAGCAGGGCTACCCCATCAACGTGCTCAACGCCATCAAGATGGTGCCCGAGGTTTGCCGCATTTACTGCGCCAGCGCCAACCCGGTGGAGGTGGTGGTGGCCGAAACCGAACAGGGAAGGGCCATCTTAGGGGTGGTGGATGGGGTTTCCCCCAAGGGTGTGGAAAAGGATGAAGACGTTTTGGCAAGGCTGCGGTTCTTGCGCACCATCGGTTACAAGCTGGGTTGA
- a CDS encoding VWA domain-containing protein: MTPWLILLAAVSPLALRVEVEPLGKGATSTVVAVAVQVAPEEREQLGPRVRFHVEFWKGSQKLDDGSGVGELAGDGSFLLYREWPSGEGLLRVEVSSLDGSKAGVVERKVVVPVLDKPFVAPEGAPPDATALAPSPPAEEAVRFARPRLGTVVGTVELTLEAPEDTGEVRFFQDNQLVVVKNRPPWQLSLSLGATPRRTVVRAEAWSRDGRLIGEDAVVLSGSENRLEVQILLREGKGQDQPTRVTVAVSPPGLEEEVVLRVDDRPVARWLSCPCVTELPAQALRSARILVAEARGGGREGEAVLAVGTGTLLETARVDVVELPVAVLDAAGRPVSDLRPEDFHVWEDGQPVVVDSLGRSEDLPVLLGLAVDVSGSMEKDFPLVRQAVGGFLADFLRPGDRFFLGTFSWEFSLLLPWGSEPRLAVDRLAGVRVEGGTSLHDAVIKALELFRGKKGPRGLVVITDGEDTTSRTGWDAALRYARTMRTPIFPVGIRVSVLDFVFRSRLSELAAATGGEAFFVGKPEDLPAVYRRIGEQLRQQYVVVYRSPASSAGDAFRQVTVKVQREGVTVRTIPGYFPSP, encoded by the coding sequence GTGACACCGTGGTTGATTCTGCTGGCGGCGGTAAGCCCTCTGGCCTTGCGCGTTGAGGTGGAGCCTCTGGGCAAGGGAGCAACAAGCACGGTGGTGGCGGTGGCCGTGCAGGTGGCCCCGGAGGAACGGGAGCAGCTCGGTCCGCGCGTGCGGTTTCACGTGGAGTTTTGGAAGGGGTCCCAGAAGCTGGACGACGGCAGCGGGGTGGGGGAGCTGGCCGGGGATGGCAGCTTCCTCCTTTACCGGGAGTGGCCCTCGGGGGAAGGGCTCCTGCGGGTGGAGGTGAGCTCGCTGGATGGCTCAAAGGCAGGGGTGGTGGAGCGGAAGGTGGTGGTGCCGGTGCTGGACAAGCCCTTTGTGGCGCCGGAAGGGGCACCGCCGGACGCTACGGCGCTGGCGCCCTCGCCTCCGGCGGAGGAAGCGGTGCGTTTTGCCCGCCCCCGCCTGGGAACGGTCGTGGGCACCGTGGAGCTTACCCTGGAGGCGCCGGAAGATACGGGGGAGGTGCGGTTCTTCCAGGACAACCAGCTGGTGGTGGTCAAAAACCGCCCCCCCTGGCAGCTTTCCCTCTCCCTGGGGGCTACGCCGCGAAGGACCGTGGTCCGCGCCGAAGCGTGGAGCCGCGATGGGCGCCTTATAGGGGAAGACGCGGTGGTGCTCTCGGGCAGCGAAAACCGCCTGGAGGTGCAGATCCTGCTCCGGGAGGGCAAAGGGCAGGACCAACCCACCAGGGTCACGGTGGCGGTTTCACCCCCCGGTCTTGAGGAGGAGGTGGTGCTCCGGGTTGACGACCGGCCGGTGGCCCGCTGGCTGTCCTGCCCCTGTGTCACCGAGCTTCCGGCGCAAGCACTCCGTTCCGCGCGGATTCTGGTGGCGGAGGCGCGGGGCGGGGGGAGGGAAGGGGAAGCGGTTTTGGCGGTGGGAACCGGGACGCTCCTGGAGACCGCCAGGGTGGACGTGGTGGAGTTGCCGGTGGCGGTGCTGGATGCCGCGGGAAGACCCGTTTCGGATTTGCGCCCGGAGGACTTTCACGTCTGGGAGGACGGTCAACCGGTGGTCGTGGACTCGCTGGGACGCAGTGAGGACCTGCCGGTGCTCTTGGGCCTTGCCGTGGACGTTTCCGGCTCCATGGAAAAGGACTTTCCGCTGGTACGGCAAGCGGTGGGCGGGTTCCTGGCTGATTTCCTGCGGCCTGGGGATCGGTTTTTCCTGGGCACCTTTTCCTGGGAATTTAGCTTGCTGCTGCCCTGGGGTTCCGAGCCCCGGTTGGCGGTGGACCGTTTGGCCGGGGTGCGGGTGGAAGGGGGTACCTCCCTTCACGATGCGGTGATCAAGGCCCTGGAGCTGTTTCGGGGGAAGAAAGGCCCCCGCGGGCTGGTGGTGATTACCGACGGCGAGGACACCACCTCCCGCACCGGCTGGGACGCGGCTTTGCGCTACGCCCGCACCATGCGGACCCCTATCTTTCCTGTGGGTATTCGCGTTTCGGTGCTGGACTTTGTGTTCCGCAGCAGGCTTTCGGAGTTGGCCGCCGCCACCGGTGGCGAGGCGTTTTTTGTGGGAAAGCCCGAGGACCTGCCGGCGGTTTATCGGCGCATTGGCGAGCAACTGCGCCAGCAGTACGTGGTGGTTTACCGCTCGCCGGCCAGCTCCGCTGGCGATGCCTTTCGACAGGTCACGGTGAAGGTGCAGAGGGAAGGCGTCACGGTGAGGACCATCCCCGGTTACTTTCCGAGCCCCTGA
- a CDS encoding LysE family transporter: MTNLTLPLSLPALVITGFLVSFATVVIPGPITLVATRLGLAHRLGAAFWFLLGATLLDGLLFAALAAGAGPSLARLGALPAVEIAGGLVLLWGGLSSARHRPSREPQPNWTSNSRPRFRYLLLGMGVSLANPHYWLWWVTAGLAFVEAARTYGEPGLLWMLGALIGGVVCWYAPLLYALHHGKTLLSPKTEALVVRVLAVVLVILGLGLVGLGGYRLGLRWGLPG, encoded by the coding sequence TTGACGAACCTTACGCTTCCCCTTTCCCTCCCGGCCCTGGTCATCACCGGGTTTTTGGTGTCGTTCGCCACCGTGGTGATCCCGGGGCCAATAACGCTGGTGGCTACCCGCTTGGGCTTGGCCCATCGCCTGGGCGCGGCTTTCTGGTTTCTCTTGGGAGCCACCCTCCTGGACGGGCTGTTGTTTGCAGCGCTGGCCGCCGGGGCTGGCCCTTCCCTGGCGCGGCTGGGGGCCCTGCCGGCGGTGGAAATTGCCGGTGGGCTGGTGCTTTTGTGGGGCGGCTTGAGCTCGGCCCGTCACCGGCCCAGCCGCGAACCCCAACCCAACTGGACCAGCAACAGCCGGCCGCGGTTTCGCTATTTGCTTTTGGGAATGGGGGTTTCCCTGGCCAACCCCCACTACTGGCTTTGGTGGGTGACCGCCGGTCTTGCCTTTGTGGAAGCGGCCCGCACCTACGGCGAACCGGGGCTTTTGTGGATGCTGGGGGCGCTCATCGGCGGGGTGGTGTGCTGGTACGCACCGCTGCTTTACGCCCTCCACCACGGAAAAACGCTCCTTTCACCCAAAACCGAAGCGCTGGTGGTGAGGGTCCTGGCGGTGGTGCTCGTGATCCTGGGTTTGGGGCTGGTGGGCTTGGGTGGGTACCGTTTGGGGCTCCGCTGGGGCCTTCCCGGTTAA
- a CDS encoding HD family phosphohydrolase translates to MAQGFYVTPEVAGRSGLSETVIRPGPVAGGSVILTSVDTLKTWAAPLPSGVLWLVLGDPGDGELPVDPFMVLPPHAPASTVQRAVLAALETASLRLKLQDLQSEVHLAQERQLELARIGIALVAERDLERLLERILSSARELVCADAGSLYLLEERDGDKLLHFMLAQNDSVPVAFSAWSVPVDESSMAGYVAASGECVSVEDVRYLAKDAPYHFNPSFDEASGYHTRSLLTVPMATRTGEIVGVLQLINRKRQRQAKITSSAEADRWVVPFSQADVAVIRAMAAQAAVAIENSRLVAEIERLFESFVRASVMAIEQRDPSTRGHSVRVAHYTLGLARAVEQNPPEPYQGLRFSRDDLLQLRYAALLHDFGKVGVREAVLTKPKKLYPERLQLILERFRHARRAQEVMLLRKLLQRLVAMGLPPTAEDLKALEAAVSQMRAEFDEKLAKVLEANEPTVLAESTAGLLQKLSGAQFLGENGEPLPLLTPEELRWLSVPKGSLDEEERREVESHVVHSYQFLLTIPWPRRLARVPEIAYGHHEKLDGRGYPRRLRGEQIPPEVRMMTICDMYDALTAADRPYKKAVNPERALGILEEEVRQGGLDRDLFRVFLEAKIYASPPPQDAWS, encoded by the coding sequence ATGGCCCAGGGTTTTTACGTCACCCCCGAAGTGGCTGGCCGTTCGGGCCTTTCGGAAACCGTCATCCGGCCGGGGCCGGTGGCCGGCGGCTCGGTAATCCTCACCTCGGTGGACACCTTGAAGACCTGGGCGGCCCCGCTGCCCTCCGGGGTGCTGTGGCTGGTGCTGGGGGATCCTGGGGATGGCGAGCTGCCGGTGGACCCTTTCATGGTGCTTCCCCCGCACGCCCCGGCTTCTACCGTGCAGAGGGCGGTGCTGGCGGCTTTGGAAACCGCCAGCCTTCGGCTCAAGCTGCAGGACCTGCAAAGCGAGGTGCACCTCGCCCAGGAGCGGCAGCTGGAGCTGGCCCGCATTGGCATTGCCCTGGTGGCGGAGCGCGACCTGGAAAGGCTTTTGGAGCGCATCCTTTCCAGCGCCCGGGAGCTGGTGTGCGCCGATGCCGGTTCGCTTTACCTTTTGGAAGAACGGGACGGCGACAAGCTCTTGCATTTCATGCTGGCGCAAAACGATTCGGTACCGGTGGCCTTTTCGGCGTGGTCGGTGCCGGTGGATGAGAGCTCCATGGCCGGTTACGTGGCGGCTTCCGGGGAGTGCGTGAGCGTGGAGGACGTGCGCTACCTGGCCAAAGATGCCCCTTACCACTTCAACCCCAGTTTTGACGAAGCCTCCGGGTACCACACCCGCTCGCTTTTGACGGTGCCCATGGCTACGCGCACCGGCGAAATCGTGGGGGTTCTCCAGCTCATCAACCGGAAACGGCAAAGGCAGGCCAAGATTACCTCCAGCGCCGAGGCCGATCGCTGGGTGGTGCCCTTTTCCCAAGCGGATGTGGCGGTGATCCGGGCTATGGCTGCGCAGGCGGCGGTGGCCATTGAAAACAGCCGTCTGGTGGCGGAAATCGAAAGGCTCTTTGAGTCCTTCGTGCGTGCCTCGGTGATGGCTATCGAGCAGCGGGATCCTTCCACCCGTGGGCATTCCGTGCGGGTGGCTCACTACACCTTGGGTTTGGCCCGGGCGGTGGAGCAAAACCCCCCCGAGCCGTACCAGGGCCTGCGGTTTTCCCGGGACGATTTGCTGCAGCTGCGCTACGCCGCGTTGCTCCACGACTTCGGGAAAGTGGGGGTGCGGGAAGCGGTGCTCACCAAGCCCAAGAAGCTTTACCCTGAAAGGCTGCAGTTGATCCTGGAGCGCTTCCGCCACGCCCGCCGTGCCCAGGAGGTGATGCTCTTGCGCAAGCTCCTCCAGCGGCTGGTGGCGATGGGTTTGCCCCCCACCGCCGAAGACCTCAAAGCGCTGGAAGCGGCCGTGAGCCAGATGCGGGCGGAGTTTGACGAGAAGCTGGCCAAGGTCTTGGAAGCCAACGAACCTACGGTGCTGGCGGAAAGCACCGCCGGGCTTTTGCAGAAGCTTTCAGGAGCGCAGTTTTTAGGGGAAAACGGCGAGCCTTTGCCACTTTTGACCCCCGAGGAGCTGCGCTGGCTTTCCGTCCCCAAGGGCAGCCTGGACGAGGAGGAGCGCCGGGAGGTGGAATCCCACGTGGTGCACTCCTACCAGTTCCTGCTCACCATCCCCTGGCCCAGGCGGCTCGCCCGGGTCCCGGAAATTGCCTACGGCCACCACGAAAAGCTGGACGGTCGGGGTTACCCCCGCCGCTTGCGGGGGGAGCAAATCCCGCCGGAAGTGCGGATGATGACTATTTGCGACATGTACGACGCCCTCACCGCTGCCGACCGGCCCTACAAGAAAGCGGTCAACCCCGAGCGGGCCCTGGGCATCCTGGAGGAGGAGGTCAGGCAAGGGGGGCTGGACCGGGACCTCTTCCGGGTGTTTTTGGAAGCAAAGATTTACGCCAGCCCGCCTCCCCAGGACGCCTGGTCTTAA